From the genome of Solibacillus sp. FSL H8-0538:
TCTGTTCCATCAATAATCGCGTTAGCAACATCACTTGCCTCTGCTCGTGTAGGACGTGGGTTACGTTGCATTGAATCAAGCATTTGTGTAGCAGTAATAACCGGTTTACCAACTTGATTACATTTTTTAATTAATAATTTTTGGACAAGTGGCACTTCTTCTGCTGGAATTTCAACTCCAAGATCACCACGTGCAACCATTAATCCGTCTGACACTTCAATAATGGCATCAATATTGTCAACGCCCTCTTGGTTTTCGATTTTTGGGATAATTTGAATATGGCCGCCATTGTTTTGCTCTAATAGTTCGCGGATTTCTAACACGTCTTTTGCTGTACGCACAAATGATGCGGCAACAAAATCCACGCCTTGCTCGATACCAAATAAAATATCCTGTGCGTCTTTTTCTGTAATCCCAGGAAGTCGAATTGATACGCCTGGTACGTTAACACCTTTTTTATTTTTTAAAATACCTGCGTTTTCAACGATTGTATGGATTAATCCCTTTTCTACATCTTTTGCTAATACACGTAGCTCGATTAAACCATCGTCTAATAAAATAATGTCATTTTGATCAACGTCTTCGATTAATTGTTCATATGTTACAGAAAAACAGCTCTCCGTTCCAACTACTTCAGTCATTGAAATATCGATTACTTGCCCTGTTACAAGGTGAAGCTCACCATTTTCCATTGAGTGTGTACGAATTTCTGGACCTTTTGTATCGAGTAAAATGCCGACCGGGTTTCCAGTTTTTTCTGACGCATCACGGATAGCTGCAATACGAATGGCATGCTCCTCATGATTGCCGTGTGAAAAGTTTAACCGGGCAACATTCATACCTGCTTCTATTAAATTTTCTAACATTTCTGGTGATTCACTTGCCGGACCAATTGTACATACTATTTTAGTTTTTCTCATATTCTGTCCTCTCCATTTGCACGCTCTAGATTGAAAGTTCTTTTGATAGCGTATATAAACTTAAATCTGCTTTATGATTATTTTCATAAGCCTCTTTTAAATCATAATCAACTACTTCATGATTTTTAATACCAACTGCTCTGCCGCCACGTCCTTCAAGTAAAACCTCTACAGCTTTTGCACCTAAACGCCCTGCTAATACGCGATCGTGTGCAGTTGGTGAACCACCTCGCTGAATATGACCTAGTACGGATACGCGCGTTTCAATACCTGCTTTTTCTTTTAAAATTTTTGCCAGCTCACTGCCAGGCATTACACCTTCTGCTACGATAATAATACTATGTCGTTTGCCACGAGCAACACCATGTTCAATACGTGTGATTATATCATCAATATCATACTCTTGCTCTGGAATTAATACGGATTCTGCACCTGCTGCAAGACCTGCCCATAGTGCGATGTCTCCTGCATCACGACCCATTACTTCAACGATGAATGAATTTTCATGCGAAGTAGCTGTATCTCGAATTTTATCAATCGATTCAATAACCGTATTCAATGCCGTATCAAATCCAATTGTATATTCTGTTCCTGGTACATCGTTATCGATGGTGCCAGGAACACCAACGCATGGGAAGCCCTTATTTGAAAGCTCCATTGCGCCACGGTAAGAACCATCTCCGCCGATGACAACTAAACCTTCGACACCAGCTTCCTTCATTTTTTCAATGCCAAGAAGCTGATATTTATCCTCTTTAAATTCAGAACAGCGCGCTGAATATAATTTTGTACCACCTCGCTGAATAATGCCACCAACTGAACCTAAGTCTAATATCTCCATTTTCCCATTAATGAAACCTTCATATCCATGATAAATTCCCATTACTTCAACACCGTGGAAATTCGCTTTACGAACGACTGCACGGATCGCAGCATTCATGCCTGGTGCGTCTCCTCCACTCGTTAAAACGGCAATTTTTTTCATCGATGCTCTCCTCCTATGAAAAAACTATAACTATTACTATTCACATTAACATGAAAAACGTGTTATGTAACTATTCTAGAAAACAAAAATCATTACTTTATTAAAAAAATAAAAAGAATGCGTTTTCACGCATTCTTCCTTTTTCTAATTAACGAGTAGCGTAAAATTATTCCTCGATAAATTGACCAATATTTTTAAACTTATCATAACGATCTATAATTAATTCATCAGGCGACAGCTTGTTTAAATTCTCTAATGTGTCTTGAATGCAATCCTTCATCGCCAATGCTTGCTTTTCTACATTTTTATGAGCACCACCTGAAATTTCAGGAATAATGCCATCAATGATACCCATCTCCTTTAAATCTGGCGCTGTAATTTTCATCGCTTCAGCAGCCTGCTTCGCTAAAGTTGCATCCTTCCATAAAATCGATGCGGCACCTTCTGGAGAAATGACCGAGTATGTCGAGTTTTCAAGCATGAAAATTTTATTGGCCACACCTAGTGCTAAGGCACCACCACTCCCACCTTCTCCGATCACAATACTAATAACCGGTACCCGTAAGCCAGCCATTTCAAACAGATTGCGCGCAATTGCCTCACTTTGTCCGCGTTCTTCAGCAGCCTTCCCCGGGTAAGCCCCCTTCGTATCAATAAAACAAATGATCGGACGGCCAAATTTTTCGGCCTGCAGCATTAATCGTAGTGCTTTTCGGTAACCTTCTGGATGTGGCATCCCAAAATTACGGCGAATGTTTTCCTTCGTCGTCTTCCCGCGCTGATGACCAATAATCGTCACCGCCTGCCCGTTAAACGAGGCAATACCGCCAACAATTGCTTCATCGTCCTTGAACGAACGATCCCCATGCAGTTCAATAAAATCATCAAATACACGACTAATATAATCAAGTGTTGTTGGGCGTTCAGGATGGCGAGCTACTTGTACACGGTCCCAAGGCTCCATATTTTCGTAGATACTATGTTCAAGCTGACAAAGACGATTTTCTAGCTTTTCAATTTCTCCACTCATATCTACATCCGCGTCGTGTGCGATTGTTTTTAATTCGTCTATTTTTTCACGTAGCTTTACTACAGGTTGCTCAAATGCCATTGTTTTAGACATGTGATATGCCTCCTTGTACATGCAATTTTACAATTGTTGCAATTTTTCCGCGCATATCTTTGCGATGGAATATTGCATCGAGTTGACCGTGTTCAAGTAAAAACTCTGCTGTTTGGAAATCATCAGGCAGCTTTTCACGAACCGTTTGTTCAATAACACGTCGCCCTGCAAAGCCAATCAAACTTTGAGGCTCAGCAATATTTAAATCGCCAATCGATGCAAAACTTGCCGATACGCCACCCGTTGTTGGATGAGTCATAATCGAAATATAAAGTAACCCAGCATCGCTATGTCGCTTTAGTGCAACGCTTGTTTTAGCCATTTGCATAAGCGAGAGTACGCCTTCTTGCATACGTGCCCCTCCACTTGCTGTAAAAATGATGAACGGAATTTTAAGCTCCGTTGCCTTTTCAATTGCGCGCGTAATTTTTTCCCCTACTACCGAGCCCATAGAGCCCATACGGAAGTGCGAATCCATCACAGCGATTGCTATTTTTTCTCCCTGTAGCGTTCCAGTTCCTGTTAAAACTGCTTCATTTAAGCCGGTTTTTTTGACATCTGCCTCAACCTTTTCTATATAGGCAGGAAACCCAAGTGGATTCGATGTTCTTAAATGATCGTCTAGTGATTCGAATGAGCCCTCATCTAAAAAGATTCGAACTCGTTCCTTTGCCGTCATTTTGAAATGATGCTGACATTTAGGACAAACTTTTAGATTCGTTTCAATTTCCTTCGTTACATGGATTTTCTTACATTGCGGGCATTTCGTTACAATTCCTTCTGGAAACGCCTTTTCCTTAGATTGATTAATGATGATTCCATTATTTTTTTTGCGATTTATCGTAAATAAGTCTCGAATAGACATCGTTATCCCCCTTTGTGAATATGTACATTCACTCTTGTTACGTTAATGTTTGTAAGTCACGCATCCAGTCGTCATATGCTTCAATCGCTTCCTCGCTATAGCCCATTTGGATGGATTTAATGAGCATTTGTAATACGACCTTTTCATCTGACGTAATGCTTTTTTTTAATGGTGTAATACTATATGCAAGTAACTGAAGCCATATTTTTAATGCAAGACGGTTTCCCGAAGCAATCATACATTCGCGTAAAATGTCTTCTCGCAGTAGCCCCTGCTCGAGCTCAAGCTTCACAAATAAGCTCTCCCAAACCGGTAGCTGTTGTAGTTCGGCATTATCACAAATCATTCGAATAGCTTCTTTTTCATGCATTTGTCTCGACATATGAACATCGTCAACCGATTTAGGCTCCTGTAAAATAAATGAAGATAGTATTTCGACAAGTTGGTGATGCTGTACAGCAGCTAAAAACGTTCCGCCGCCATGCTTCGTTTCAATTAATCCGAGTAACTCTAAACTTCGCAGTGCCTCTCGCACCGAAGAACGGCCAACATTTAATGTTTCACTTAAAACACGTTCGGAAGGCAGCTTGTCACCTGGCTGAATTTTTTGTGTAACAATTAATTGACGGAGCTGCTTGACGATTTGGATGAACATCTTTTTCGTTGCTTGTTTGTCGTCCATAAGCACCTCTTTCTACAAAAGCGTATTTGCGCCTGTTCACACGCGATTGGCAAAAAAACCAGTCCGTGCAGTATTGTCAAAATGACCAACTTCGAGGTGGCCTCAAACTGTTGGAGATCCCAAAGTGAAAGTACTCTTTTCAACTTTCACCCCAGGAATCTTAGCAACCTAAGTTCGCTGCATCCATGCAGCAACGGTTACATGACCCACATCTTGTGAGCCCGACCTCTTTTGCGAGAGCGCAAATGTCTAGCTATCTCTTGAAATTTAAATTTCTGCCCAAAAGTGGTCTGACCAGTTTTATAGCATAAGCATACAAAAACGACGGAAAAATGTAAAGTAAAAACAAATTCGAACGGTTAATGTTATAAATCTTCCTCACTAAAAAATACTCTCGCCCTTTTTTTATGTCATTTTCCGATTATAATTGACATTGATTTCTTAAATAGCCAAAATGAAAAGAGATCTTTTAAAGGATGGATGATGGATGGTTGGATTTTTCCGGAAATTATTTTCAGTTGATACTACACCGATAGACAAAAGATACAACGAGAATGGATTCAATCTCTATGGCATACATAAAAATGGAACGAAATACAATGATGCTGGATTTGATCTACGAGGATTTAACCAAGATGGAAAAACAATAAATAGACGATATTACGATGAAAACGGCTTTGATGCAAAAGGTATTCACCTAACAGGCAAAAAGTATATCGCAGGATACGATTGCTTCGGCTACGATTCGTTAGGCTTTAATCGCGATGGCTGGAACCGAGAAGGCTTTTATCATGATGGCTTCAATAAACAAGGCATCGATAAAGATGGATTCAATCGTGAGGGTTGGAATGAATTTAATTTTAATCGTGAGGGACTTCACAAAAACGGCACACGTTTCGATAAAAAAGGCTTTGCGGCTGATGGCTTTAATCGAGACGGAATTGACCGCAACGGATTTAATCGCGGTGGGTATAATCAAAATGGCATCGACCGCGAAGGATTTAATCAAGATGGCTATAATAAAAAGGGCTTTGACCGCAACGGGTTTGACCGACAAGGATTCGATAAAAATGGCTTTGACATAGAAGGTTATACATCAGCCGGATTTGATATCGAAGGGTTTGACCGCAATGGATTTAATAAACAGGGCTTCAATCGAAAAGGCTTTGATGCACAGGGCTTTGATAAATTCGGGTTTAATCAAGATAAATTCGATCGAGAAGGGTTTAAAGATAATGGATTTAATGCACTGGGCTTTGACCGTAATGGATTCAACAAACAAGGCTTTAACGCTCAAGGCTTTAATGCAAAAGGATTCAATCAACACGGATTTAATGTACACGGACTCAACGCGCAAGGGTTTGATAGTACAGGATTTGACAAAGATGGTTTGGACATATATGGATTTGACCGTGATGGCTACGACCGGCAAGGTTTTAACCGACAAGGTGAGCGGAAAGTTGAAACGGCGATTGACCAATAAACGGTCATTCGCCTTTTCATTTATTGTATAAACAATTGCTTTATTTTTAATTGAGGTTTATTGAATCGATGTTCAAGAAAGCCTTCAGCATAGACGAATTTTTCTTCTTTCAACATACCCAGTACTGCATTATATTCTTTCGGAAACATTGTTATCGAGACTGTACCAAATTCATCCTGTAGCTGAACAAAGGCCATTAATTCACCTTTTTTCGTACGAATTTGACGAATTTCCTCAATTACTCCGATCATTTTCACAAAAGAGTTTTCTTTCATTGCCATTAACGATTGCGTCGTTGCGTTAACAGCTGGCCAATTTATGCGCTCCCCCGTAATCGGGTGGTCGGTTAAATATAATCCGAGTACTTCTTTTTCGAATTGCAACTTCATCTTTTCGGGCATCGGCTCTGCCTGAACATGCTTCAACTTCCCAAATGCAAACATGGACGAGGAGAATAAATCTTCATCCTCACTAGGACGTACAATTTCCGCCTGCTTCACCGCTGCTTCAACCGTTGCCAGCAATGTGGCTCGGTCTCGCCCAAAGTCATCAAGCGCGCCAGCCTTAATAAGTGGTTCAATTACTTTTCTATTAAAGACACTCGCACTAAGTGATACCGCAACATCAAAAATATCCGTGAACGGCTCCGATTTTTCACCACGTACAGCAAGGAGCTTTTGCAGGAATGGCTGCGGAACACCTTTAATCGCGGATAAGCTAAAACGGATTTTGCCATTTTCCACTTTAAAATGACGCATACTTTTTTGGATAGATGGCGGTAATATTTCCACACCTTTCACCTTTGCCTCAGCAATGATTTGTGCAAGCTTATCCGGATTTCCCGTCGCATTTGTCAGGAGTGCGGCATAAAAATTCACCGGAAAGTTCGCTTTTAAAAAGGCCATTTGATAAGAAATCAAACTATAGGCCACAGCATGGCTTTTCGGGAAACCGTAATCTGCAAAGCGCACAATTAATGCATATACTTCCTCTGCTGTTTGAGCTGGGAAACCTTGATTAACTGCACCTTTTACAAATGCTGCACGCTTCTCCTCTAGCACCTCGCGTTTTTTCTTACTGACGGCACGACGTAGTAAATCTGCCTCTCCAATCGTAAAGCCTGCCATTACGTTCGCAATTCGCATAATTTGCTCCTGATACACAATAACCCCGTACGTTTCTCGTAAAATCGATTCTAGTATGGGATGTGGCATTACTACCGGCTCAAACTCGTGCTTGCGGCGGGCATATACTGAGATAAAATCCATGGGACCTGGACGATACAGCGCATTCACTGCGACAATATCTAAAAAATGCGTTGGCTGGATTTCACGTAACGCCTGGCGCATCCCATCAGACTCTAACTGAAAGATTCCAACAGTATCCCCTTCCTGTAATAAACTAAATGTGTTCGCATCAGTCAAAGGGATTTGATTTAAATCTAGTTGTATATCGTGTGTGAACTGAATCGATCGACGAATTTGTTCTAAAATCGTTAAATTGCGCAGTCCTAAAAAGTCCATTTTCAGTAAACCTGACTGCTCCACTTCTTGCATCGGCCATTGCGTCAAATAAATACCATCATGACCATCTTCAATCGGCACAACGTCTACGAGCGGAACGGGACTTAGCACAACTCCAGCTGCATGCGTAGAAGCATTTCGGGGCAAGCCTTCTAGCTTCAATGCCGCGCCAAACCATTTTCCACGAATCGGTTCTGCTGCAATCCAAGCACGTAATTTTTCCGATTGTGCGAACGCATCTTGCAAAGTAACACCCTGTTTATTTGGAATTAACTTTGAAATCATTTCGAGTGTTTCGTTTTCAAAATTAAACATTCTGGCTACATCACGGGCAACAGCTTTTGCAGATAATGTCCCAAACGTTATAATTTGCGCGACATACTGCTTGCCGTATTTTTTCGCAACGTACTGAATGACTTCCTGACGTCTCGTATCGAGAAAATCAATATCAATATCCGGCAACGACACACGCTGTGGATTTAAAAATCGCTCAAATAATAAATCATATTGCAGCGGATCTACTTG
Proteins encoded in this window:
- the pyk gene encoding pyruvate kinase, producing the protein MRKTKIVCTIGPASESPEMLENLIEAGMNVARLNFSHGNHEEHAIRIAAIRDASEKTGNPVGILLDTKGPEIRTHSMENGELHLVTGQVIDISMTEVVGTESCFSVTYEQLIEDVDQNDIILLDDGLIELRVLAKDVEKGLIHTIVENAGILKNKKGVNVPGVSIRLPGITEKDAQDILFGIEQGVDFVAASFVRTAKDVLEIRELLEQNNGGHIQIIPKIENQEGVDNIDAIIEVSDGLMVARGDLGVEIPAEEVPLVQKLLIKKCNQVGKPVITATQMLDSMQRNPRPTRAEASDVANAIIDGTDAIMLSGETAAGIYPVESVATMNKIAERTEDSLDYRAIVSQRSREKEANMTEAISQAVAYTSINLGVKAVLAPTESGNTAKMIAKYRPGVPIVAVTGSLNTAQLLTLVWGVKPILCQRVTTTDEILELAVDEALKHNFVDHGDVVVITAGVPVGEAGTTNLMKVHVIGDLLARGQGIGKASVIGKVVVAKNAGEALAYDTEGCVLVTVGTDREMMPAIENCVGIITEEGGLTSHAAVVGLSLGIPVIVGVKEATTLIRHGQEITMDAETGVIYKGHASVL
- the pfkA gene encoding 6-phosphofructokinase, which encodes MKKIAVLTSGGDAPGMNAAIRAVVRKANFHGVEVMGIYHGYEGFINGKMEILDLGSVGGIIQRGGTKLYSARCSEFKEDKYQLLGIEKMKEAGVEGLVVIGGDGSYRGAMELSNKGFPCVGVPGTIDNDVPGTEYTIGFDTALNTVIESIDKIRDTATSHENSFIVEVMGRDAGDIALWAGLAAGAESVLIPEQEYDIDDIITRIEHGVARGKRHSIIIVAEGVMPGSELAKILKEKAGIETRVSVLGHIQRGGSPTAHDRVLAGRLGAKAVEVLLEGRGGRAVGIKNHEVVDYDLKEAYENNHKADLSLYTLSKELSI
- the accA gene encoding acetyl-CoA carboxylase carboxyl transferase subunit alpha, whose translation is MSKTMAFEQPVVKLREKIDELKTIAHDADVDMSGEIEKLENRLCQLEHSIYENMEPWDRVQVARHPERPTTLDYISRVFDDFIELHGDRSFKDDEAIVGGIASFNGQAVTIIGHQRGKTTKENIRRNFGMPHPEGYRKALRLMLQAEKFGRPIICFIDTKGAYPGKAAEERGQSEAIARNLFEMAGLRVPVISIVIGEGGSGGALALGVANKIFMLENSTYSVISPEGAASILWKDATLAKQAAEAMKITAPDLKEMGIIDGIIPEISGGAHKNVEKQALAMKDCIQDTLENLNKLSPDELIIDRYDKFKNIGQFIEE
- the accD gene encoding acetyl-CoA carboxylase, carboxyltransferase subunit beta; translation: MSIRDLFTINRKKNNGIIINQSKEKAFPEGIVTKCPQCKKIHVTKEIETNLKVCPKCQHHFKMTAKERVRIFLDEGSFESLDDHLRTSNPLGFPAYIEKVEADVKKTGLNEAVLTGTGTLQGEKIAIAVMDSHFRMGSMGSVVGEKITRAIEKATELKIPFIIFTASGGARMQEGVLSLMQMAKTSVALKRHSDAGLLYISIMTHPTTGGVSASFASIGDLNIAEPQSLIGFAGRRVIEQTVREKLPDDFQTAEFLLEHGQLDAIFHRKDMRGKIATIVKLHVQGGISHV
- a CDS encoding FadR/GntR family transcriptional regulator; this encodes MDDKQATKKMFIQIVKQLRQLIVTQKIQPGDKLPSERVLSETLNVGRSSVREALRSLELLGLIETKHGGGTFLAAVQHHQLVEILSSFILQEPKSVDDVHMSRQMHEKEAIRMICDNAELQQLPVWESLFVKLELEQGLLREDILRECMIASGNRLALKIWLQLLAYSITPLKKSITSDEKVVLQMLIKSIQMGYSEEAIEAYDDWMRDLQTLT
- the dnaE gene encoding DNA polymerase III subunit alpha, giving the protein MSIVYPQIRTSADLLKSTIRIEELIPFLQQQKAEACAMVNTKLYGLLPFWYAMKQAGIRPVIGLTVRVQFSEETVLPLVLYAKNNEGYQHLLKISSSIAIRPDETIPVRWLAAYAKGCAVMIPVLEESALWLRENNDAYGRELKAMFQEKTYVGIARKAQLAQEEELAVQFSHKLGVTIIATHESLFLQQGDHFAYEVAHAIETGVKLNESLQSNKTAHQYVLSAEEWTQRFADRPEWLQQSRELLLSCYVTIDEKAVYMPKFPLEAGQTAESILLEHAHTGLQQRLQVDELPLAYKERLHYELNVIKSMGYADYFLIVEDFMRFAREASILTGPGRGSSASSLVAYSLQITQVDPLQYDLLFERFLNPQRVSLPDIDIDFLDTRRQEVIQYVAKKYGKQYVAQIITFGTLSAKAVARDVARMFNFENETLEMISKLIPNKQGVTLQDAFAQSEKLRAWIAAEPIRGKWFGAALKLEGLPRNASTHAAGVVLSPVPLVDVVPIEDGHDGIYLTQWPMQEVEQSGLLKMDFLGLRNLTILEQIRRSIQFTHDIQLDLNQIPLTDANTFSLLQEGDTVGIFQLESDGMRQALREIQPTHFLDIVAVNALYRPGPMDFISVYARRKHEFEPVVMPHPILESILRETYGVIVYQEQIMRIANVMAGFTIGEADLLRRAVSKKKREVLEEKRAAFVKGAVNQGFPAQTAEEVYALIVRFADYGFPKSHAVAYSLISYQMAFLKANFPVNFYAALLTNATGNPDKLAQIIAEAKVKGVEILPPSIQKSMRHFKVENGKIRFSLSAIKGVPQPFLQKLLAVRGEKSEPFTDIFDVAVSLSASVFNRKVIEPLIKAGALDDFGRDRATLLATVEAAVKQAEIVRPSEDEDLFSSSMFAFGKLKHVQAEPMPEKMKLQFEKEVLGLYLTDHPITGERINWPAVNATTQSLMAMKENSFVKMIGVIEEIRQIRTKKGELMAFVQLQDEFGTVSITMFPKEYNAVLGMLKEEKFVYAEGFLEHRFNKPQLKIKQLFIQ